The Haladaptatus cibarius D43 genome window below encodes:
- a CDS encoding nucleotidyltransferase domain-containing protein codes for MSKEEKQRIRVCIDVLPSDDTNVFRIGVADDILRLLTDANDTEFTISELVNATGVTRSTVWRAVQLLDNLGVVRIRETPQRNYVSIDPTRLQKDDPILAIEQPEFHDPVRMFIKEVQSALGETGDIETVVGIVLFGSVARGEADRQSDIDLFVVVDGDRTSARRHVTDVVSDLSERRFGGDRFDFEPYVESTESARRAGEKLRDIFEEGITVYGTEQLQSIRKGVFADE; via the coding sequence GTGTCCAAAGAAGAGAAACAGCGGATAAGAGTCTGTATCGACGTTCTCCCCAGCGACGATACAAACGTGTTTCGAATCGGTGTTGCAGACGACATTCTTCGTCTGTTGACCGACGCAAACGATACGGAGTTCACGATTTCCGAACTCGTCAATGCGACAGGGGTGACTCGCTCGACAGTTTGGCGGGCTGTACAACTACTGGACAATCTCGGTGTTGTCCGAATTCGTGAGACGCCACAGCGAAATTACGTTTCCATCGACCCCACACGTCTTCAAAAAGACGACCCAATACTCGCCATCGAGCAACCCGAGTTTCACGACCCTGTTCGAATGTTCATCAAGGAAGTTCAGTCTGCACTCGGTGAGACAGGCGATATCGAGACTGTCGTCGGTATCGTCCTGTTCGGAAGCGTCGCTCGCGGTGAGGCAGACAGACAGAGCGACATTGACCTCTTTGTCGTCGTTGATGGCGACAGAACGAGTGCGAGACGCCACGTGACGGACGTGGTCAGCGACCTGAGCGAACGTCGATTCGGCGGCGACCGGTTCGACTTCGAACCGTACGTCGAATCGACCGAGAGCGCGCGACGAGCAGGCGAGAAGTTGCGAGATATCTTCGAGGAAGGAATTACTGTGTACGGAACCGAACAGCTTCAGTCGATTCGAAAGGGGGTCTTCGCAGATGAGTAG
- a CDS encoding pentapeptide repeat-containing protein, translating into MSFEEAVFEADASFLAVQFYGRVNSIGDNTTFDEATFHGDVTFEYATFEYTSFEDVLFHGAAVFEKATVNGAFLLTDCTFSGVADFDEVTFHDDTSFRNAQFDAHATFRGVEFHGGAAVLADDVTFEDATFAGEVTFYQGTFHYSNFSNTAFQDDVNFERTQFDDDAVFDGATFDSVADFDEVLFNGDASFKGTTFKQKAIFRGGEFLGGTNYLHDDAIFTEAIFLDDADFHDGVFTSANFMDAKFEGSVDFINAEFNDSIKLRASSFGQNTYFNFTDAEVDDGEIIQPESGWIRFDFTKATLGTVTLRAENPDDERELLDYFRICDTTFEGFDFAAHTGYLDRNDWNLHTFDAGNHDYEFAADLTPEMTEKTYLKAKNSASTESNIKAAGEFRVKRQQFARKKFIDIATDASEGVKTRFKNFLRGVENWFLGVSCGYGLRLYRITTVFILFPLIAGFVFAFGGDPFATSGDQLSSIGALATSDGLHTLMINIYFSYITFLTIGYGGIGPTGIGARFTAAGLVYLNVILAGLFLYALIKRSEI; encoded by the coding sequence GTGAGTTTCGAGGAGGCCGTCTTCGAGGCTGACGCAAGCTTCCTCGCTGTACAGTTCTATGGCCGCGTGAACTCGATAGGTGACAACACCACGTTCGACGAGGCGACATTCCACGGCGATGTGACGTTTGAGTACGCTACGTTCGAATACACATCGTTCGAGGACGTTCTGTTCCACGGAGCGGCAGTATTCGAGAAAGCGACCGTGAACGGTGCGTTCCTCCTTACGGACTGTACATTCAGCGGAGTGGCTGACTTTGACGAGGTAACTTTCCACGACGACACCTCGTTCAGGAATGCACAGTTCGATGCACACGCGACATTTCGTGGTGTGGAGTTCCACGGAGGGGCGGCGGTTCTCGCCGACGACGTCACGTTCGAGGATGCCACATTCGCTGGAGAGGTCACGTTCTATCAGGGGACATTTCACTACTCCAACTTCAGTAATACAGCATTCCAGGACGACGTCAATTTCGAACGGACTCAATTCGATGACGACGCGGTGTTCGATGGTGCCACCTTCGATAGCGTTGCGGACTTCGATGAGGTTCTGTTCAATGGTGATGCGAGCTTCAAGGGCACAACGTTCAAACAGAAAGCGATCTTCCGAGGAGGGGAGTTCCTCGGTGGAACCAACTACCTACACGATGACGCCATCTTCACCGAGGCGATATTCCTCGATGATGCGGACTTCCACGACGGAGTGTTTACGTCGGCTAACTTCATGGACGCGAAGTTTGAGGGGAGCGTCGATTTCATCAACGCCGAATTCAATGACTCGATCAAGCTGAGGGCATCATCATTCGGGCAGAACACGTACTTCAATTTCACAGACGCCGAGGTTGACGACGGAGAGATCATTCAACCGGAGTCCGGATGGATTCGTTTTGACTTTACGAAAGCTACACTCGGGACGGTAACGCTCCGAGCAGAGAACCCGGACGACGAACGGGAGTTGCTGGATTACTTCCGCATCTGCGATACGACGTTCGAAGGGTTCGACTTCGCAGCACACACCGGATATTTAGACCGGAACGACTGGAACCTCCATACATTTGATGCGGGGAACCACGACTACGAGTTCGCCGCCGATCTGACTCCCGAGATGACCGAGAAGACGTACCTGAAAGCGAAAAACAGTGCATCTACGGAGAGTAACATCAAGGCCGCCGGAGAATTCCGAGTGAAGCGCCAGCAGTTCGCTCGGAAGAAGTTCATCGATATCGCTACTGACGCTTCGGAGGGAGTCAAAACGCGTTTCAAGAACTTCCTCAGGGGGGTAGAAAACTGGTTCCTCGGTGTGTCGTGTGGGTATGGACTGCGACTGTATCGAATTACGACTGTCTTCATCCTGTTCCCGCTCATCGCAGGGTTCGTCTTCGCGTTTGGTGGAGATCCGTTCGCCACCAGTGGAGACCAACTCTCGTCGATTGGAGCGTTGGCCACATCAGACGGGTTGCATACGTTGATGATCAACATCTACTTCAGCTACATCACGTTCCTCACTATCGGATACGGCGGCATCGGCCCCACTGGAATCGGCGCGAGGTTCACTGCGGCTGGACTCGTGTACTTGAACGTGATCCTCGCTGGGTTGTTCCTCTACGCCCTGATCAAACGTAGCGAAATCTGA